The sequence TCCTCCTCGGCGTGGTCGGAGGCTGCCTCCGTGTCTACGCCCACCAATCAGCAGTTCACTGAGCCAGAGCCTGAATGCCACAACTGCTATGAGGTCAGATGttgcacacacacctacagtacacatacTATTGACTAGTAGCATTAAGATCCTTCCATTGACCCATTGTTTGTCATGTCATTGCATTGGTCACTGATGTTGAATGTTTGTTCTGTTGTTgtagggctgggaggaggacctgctgcctgaggagagggaggttccTCTGCTAAAGTGAGTTCCTCTAAATGTCTGTGTAGTCTGGGCTTGCCAGATGCTGAAGGATAGTGGTCACCATGCTGTTATCCCCATTGACCCTAATGGTTGACAtgctccattccctccctccgaCAGCCTCTACCTTACCACCAAGAGAGTGGAGGACATCGCCCTGAGGCTCGTCTCCCTGCGCCAGGCCTTCACTGTGAGTGGACttcctttttccttttctctctgtgtcttcttgTTCCGTCTGTCTCCAAGAGGAAGATGGGTGTCTCACtaactcttccctcttctctaGACCCTGCTTGGTTCCACCCTGAGCAGGAACCATCTGTTTGTGGCAGGAAAGGTCCTAATGGGCGCACTGGTTCAAGCCCAGCACATGGTAGCTCACTAACTCATTATTCATTCAAGGGAAAGAGAGCGTCCTCGATGGGAAATGTGTTCTGTTCACTAACGTCAATGCTCTTTGCTTTGTGATAGGACGAGGCCGAATTCATCCGTGCCTATAACGACTTTGTGGACTACCTGAGTGACCCCTCCAAGCAGATTGACATTGAGAGGGAGCTGGCTGAGGCAAAGGTGAGTTCATTAACTCTTTCAAGTCTCACTTTGAGTTCTTCCACATGCATGTCTTTTATACATCACAGTAGCTGATCTATTTGAAATCATTCCTATTTTCTCCAAACGTGTTTTCTTGTCCTAGATCCATCATGTTAACCTGATAGATGTCCTTTTTGAactggtgctatttgggatgatGACAGCTCAGAAGTCCCTGATGGTGGTAAGTAGCATCTCACTGGTACATGTTTCGATGTCTCTCTATTTGTAATTTCACTtaaacttctctcctctctttccattAGCACCCTGGTGGGTTCATGGAGCGTCTGTACGCTCTCCTGTACTCCTTCCTGCCCGTAGCTGCCAGCATTGAGCCAAAGGCCGAGAGATACCTGCTGCTGCTCAATGTAAGATTCAAGAGTTTACTTCCCTATTCCTAGTTTACTTCCTCTTTACTTTTTCATGAATAACAGGATGCCATTTTACAAGGAGTAACTCTCATTGTCTCTCTGCTCTTGATAAGCTAGTAATTTAGAGCCATTATCTATGTGTTGTGTGGTGTTCTCTTCAGGGTGGGCTGATGGCTCTGCTAGATGACATGTTTGGGCAGCAGCTGGCCTGGTACTTTAACCCAGTGTCTCTGGTCACTGAGCTCTCCAACCTCCTGGAATACCACCTGGAGAACCTCATGGCCAGCATGTAGTCCTACTGCAGAGATCTGAAAGgccacatttctctctctttctcttaggAATTGAGGACTTGAAGTGCTTCACTGAACCCTGATTAGTTAACACCCATTGAATTAATGtattctcttgttttctctccccacAGGATTCTTGTGACACTTTGCCACCACACAGGGGTCTAGACACAAATGCACTACATTACTTTGCACTgaattttacatttttaaataaaataactagTAGTTCAAAAGCATTTGTCTCTGTCTTTTTATTTACTTGATTATTTCATCACTATTTCATATTCCTGGAGTTATGAGGCTAATATTACACTATTACATGAACAATTATGCATTATTCTTTTCATATGGAAATGAAAAACAAAGTTTAGGTGATTTACAGGTACTACAGGCCCACACTTTATGGCTTTGAATTGTGATGTGTGATTCTGTACTATTTCAAAATATGTAGGCCGACATACACTgcgtttacaaaacattaagaacaccttcctaatattgagttgcacccctgttgctcagaacagactcaatttgcTGGGAcgtgaactctacaaggtgtccacagggatgctggcccatgttcactccaatgattcccacagtggtggaccattctttatacaccTACTACCTtacaccgttcaaaggcacttaaatattttgtcttgcccatttaccctctgaatggcacacatacagaatccatgtctcaattgtgtcAATGCTTAAAACTttttctttaacccgtctccttcccttcgtctacactgattgaagtggattgaacaagtgacatcagtatgggatcatagctttcacctggatttacatggtcagtctgtcatggaaagaggggGTATAGTATAAAGTCGACCACTAGAGGGCACAATTGTTTCAGTCTTGAATGTAACTTCTCACTATCGGTACTCTACATTAAGAGTCTGCCATTGTAGACTCTGGTATCTTGGGTATTTTTGTTTCAATTTGCCATATTTCCCATTAATGTCTAAGCCATTTAGCATCTTTCCAACTGAAAACAATGTAAGCGTTCATGTGAGTGGGTGTAGTAGTGCATACTGACCACTCGTTGGATCATAGCGTGGTCAGTGGTGTTCATGCAGGAACCCAGAGGATATAGGCATTCTCCATCACAGTAGAAGGCTTGTTATCCTTTTtctaacttggcaagtcagttaagaacaaatccttacttacaatgacggccttcccgggaaacagtgggttaactgtcacgttcaggggcagaatgacagatttgtaccttgtcagctcggggattggaTCCAgcatctttcggttactggctcaacactaaccactaggctacctgccgccccaaatccaCACCCCTGTCTTCAtttaaaaaggtatctgtgaccaacagaggcacatctgtattcacagtcatgtgaaatccatagattagggtctaaagaatgtattttaattgactgattgccttatatgaactttaactcagtaatATCGTTGAAATTGTTGGATGTCGCGTTAATTTTTTTGTACAGTGTAGATACATCTATTTATCTGCATATTGCCAGATTATTGCTTTCAACTGCTGGTTGCAAAGGTATATATTTTGGAACAAAGGTAGTGAAGTTTATTAAAATGATGTAGAATAGATGGGTTGCCACAGGTGTCACAGGCATACACAGGTCTTGACCACCATGTCTTCATGCTTCTTTAGGATCACGTTGTCGTTGTAGAAGAGTCTAGAGATGGGACTGAGCTTAGTGGGAGCACAGCACGCTTTGGGAACCTCACCCAGCTTCAAAAGGTGAACCTGCCATGAAAAAGTTCAATCAGATTTATTCATACATACACTTTGACATAATCAATGATAATAATATCCTGTTTATAAAAGAGGTATGATTATTATGCAGATCCTACAGTGCTCTCCAACCTCAGTGGGCTTTGGCTTCGCCCCCCTTGTCTGAATGTGGTCATATGTTTTAACCCTGGTTGTCTGTGCTCCACAAGTCTTTATAGCCCACTGAGCCAAAGCCTAGACTTTCAGAAGTTCAACAACAACTTCCATGAAACAAGCTAAACATTTCAATGGGCCATTGACCTAGCTAGTGACTTTAAAAAACATTTGGTATTTTTGTTTTATATTATTCCAACAACATAGGATATAATTACAACGAAAACCAGGAATTTTATAGGATTCTAATGATAACCATAGAGTTCCAAACTAATTTCTATGGCAACACAGCTGTCCATTTTTAAATATGCAATTTTCTAAAATATGTGTTGCCAAGAGACATCTAACCGATAGAACATATCGGCGTTCTATTGAACGTTTTCTGTTCGAAAACAAGAACAACTTCAATTTGctgttcaacaacaacaaacttgACTGATTTTTGAGACCTGAGATTGAAACATCGACTGGAAAATGCCTGGGTGCTTTTCAAGATTGATGGAGAGAGTGCGAGGACCTGGGCAGCCTTCTGCGTCGACAGGTTGTTTAAATTCATTTGTGGGTTGTTTTTGTTGTCTTTTTCCGTTTTGCAGGGTTCGCGATCGTCGGGAGGTGGACAGCGACAGCGACTTCGAAGAGGGTACGTGGAGTTTTAAACTTCTTATTTTACCACATTCAGCATCGGAAATGTAATTTGTGAAATGTTTATTTCTGTGATACAGACTTGCAAGCTAACGCTAACTTTAATAATTGTTGCTAAGCGAAGCACTGTTGGACTTTTACTAGTAGTGACGTTACAAGCTAGCTTGATATGTTTTACGTCCTGACAATTGTTTGTTTGTATCCCTGCTACTAATTTTAGAATCAAATGTACTGGATGAGGTCCAGTTGGATGTGCCACTGCTGCCAGTCATCCTTGATGTCCAGGATGCTGCTATCATCCTTGAGGATGTGCCAGATGTACCGACTATCCTTGAGGTACAATTTTCAGAACGTTTTTGGTATTATGTTTGAAAAGTATCCCAGATATTAATTCTAAAAAATCTTTGTTGTCTGCTTTAGGAGGCCACTGGTAATTGGCAGTTGATACCGATTAGGTTTAGCCCCCTGTACTGTGGGCCTGTTGTGATCAGAGTAAGagagaccccccacacacacgcatcaCTGTTACAATTCCTGTAATCAGCTGTTTCTAAcctgaatgtattgtaatgtcacCCATCTCCTGTGCAGAACCATGCCGGTCCGGTGGCTAAAGCTTGGAGAACTTTCCAGTTCATCAGCCCCATTATCACCTATATGCGTGGGGGATCCCAGGTATGTGTCTTTGTAACTATCTAGTCCTAATTTACATTGCCAGAGTCATGTGATCTTGATGGAAATATGTTACAGCGATGGCTGatgttgttttgttgatgttacTTGTCGTTTCTCTCCACAGCAGGTGGTGGTGAGGATGCACCATGTGAGTAGGGTTCGAGGCCTGGAGACTCAACTGGTGTGGGCCATCTCCAGGGAGACAGCCAGGCTTAGTCCAGAGGGCATCCCCTACTGTGCCACCAAGGTTCAGTCCGTCACTTGGATCCTGGTAAGATGTAAATACTACCGAAATAGTACAAGATTAGGCTTTCTTCACTTATTCCATTTGGCCTTAACAtatcgtctctctctgtcagtataTGGCTGGCAGGGTGACCCAGTATGCTTCTCACCTCCGCCATGAGACGTCTGTGGACGTGACCCTTGGCTGCTACCAGGTAAATATACATTTTCTTATGTATATTGAACAGAAATTATTGGGTGTTTTTCCTTTAGATATGCTCTGTTTTCTAATAATGCGTGTGTGTGGTAaacaggtgtgttgtgtgtgtttttggagcAGCAGACTGATGTCTCGGTGGTGTATGCCACTCTCCACATGGGGCCGGATGGGCTGCTCTCCTCCTCGGCGTGGTCGGAGGCTGCCTCCGTGTCTACGCCCACCAATCAGCAGTTCACTGAGCCAGAGCCTGAATGCCACAACTGCTATGAGGTCAGATGttgcacacacacctacagtacacatacTATTGACTAGTAGCATTAAGATCCTTCCATTGACCCATTGTTTGTCATGTCATTGCATTGGTCACTGATGTTGAATGTTTGTTCTGTTGTTgtagggctgggaggaggacctgctgcctgaggagagggaggttccTCTGCTAAAGTGAGTTCCTCTAAATGTCTGTGTAGTCTGGGCTTGCCAGATGCTGAAGGATAGTGGTCACCATGCTGTTATCCCCATTGACCCTAATGGTTGACAtgctccattccctccctccgaCAGCCTCTACCTTACCACCAAGAGAGTGGAGGACATCGCCCTGAGGCTCGTCTCCCTGCGCCAGGCCTTCACTGTGAGTGGACttcctttttccttttctctctgtgtcttcttgTTCCGTCTGTCTCCAAGAGGAAGATGGGTGTCTCACtaactcttccctcttctctaGACCCTGCTTGGTTCCACCCTGAGCAGGAACCATCTGTTTGTGGCAGGAAAGGTCCTAATGGGCGCACTGGTTCAAGCCCAGCACATGGTAGCTCACTAACTCATTATTCATTCAAGGGAAAGAGAGCGTCCTCGATGGGAAATGTGTTCTGTTCACTAACGTCAATGCTCTTTGCTTTGTGATAGGACGAGGCCGAATTCATCCGTGCCTATAACGACTTTGTGGACTACCTGAGT is a genomic window of Oncorhynchus keta strain PuntledgeMale-10-30-2019 chromosome 19, Oket_V2, whole genome shotgun sequence containing:
- the LOC127909373 gene encoding uncharacterized protein LOC127909373 isoform X5 produces the protein MPGCFSRLMERVRGPGQPSASTGCLNSFVGCFCCLFPFCRVRDRREVDSDSDFEEESNVLDEVQLDVPLLPVILDVQDAAIILEDVPDVPTILEEATGNWQLIPIRFSPLYCGPVVIRNHAGPVAKAWRTFQFISPIITYMRGGSQQVVVRMHHVSRVRGLETQLVWAISRETARLSPEGIPYCATKVQSVTWILYMAGRVTQYASHLRHETSVDVTLGCYQQTDVSVVYATLHMGPDGLLSSSAWSEAASVSTPTNQQFTEPEPECHNCYEGWEEDLLPEEREVPLLNLYLTTKRVEDIALRLVSLRQAFTDEAEFIRAYNDFVDYLSDPSKQIDIERELAEAKIHHVNLIDVLFELVLFGMMTAQKSLMVHPGGFMERLYALLYSFLPVAASIEPKAERYLLLLNDSCDTLPPHRGLDTNALHYFALNFTFLNKITSSSKAFVSVFLFT
- the LOC127909373 gene encoding uncharacterized protein LOC127909373 isoform X6 produces the protein MPGCFSRLMERVRGPGQPSASTGCLNSFVGCFCCLFPFCRVRDRREVDSDSDFEEESNVLDEVQLDVPLLPVILDVQDAAIILEDVPDVPTILEEATGNWQLIPIRFSPLYCGPVVIRNHAGPVAKAWRTFQFISPIITYMRGGSQQVVVRMHHVSRVRGLETQLVWAISRETARLSPEGIPYCATKVQSVTWILYMAGRVTQYASHLRHETSVDVTLGCYQQTDVSVVYATLHMGPDGLLSSSAWSEAASVSTPTNQQFTEPEPECHNCYEGWEEDLLPEEREVPLLNLYLTTKRVEDIALRLVSLRQAFTTLLGSTLSRNHLFVAGKVLMGALVQAQHMDEAEFIRAYNDFVDYLSDPSKQIDIERELAEAKIHHVNLIDVLFELVLFGMMTAQKSLMVHPGGFMERLYALLYSFLPVAASIEPKAERYLLLLNVRFKSLLPYS
- the LOC127909375 gene encoding uncharacterized protein LOC127909375 isoform X1, whose amino-acid sequence is MPGCFSRLMERVRGPGQPSSSTGCLNSFVGCFCCLFPFCRVRDRREVDSDSDFEEESNVLDEVQLDVPLLPVILDVQDAAIILEDVPDVPTILEEATGNWQLIPIRFSPLYCGPVVIRNHAGPVAKAWRTFQFISPIITYMRGGSQQVVVRMHHVSRVRGLETQLVWAISRETARLSPEGIPYCATKVQSVTWILYMAGRVTQYASHLRHETSVDVTLGCYQQTDVSVVYATLHMGPDGLLSSSAWSEAASVSTPTNQQFTEPEPECHNCYEGWEEDLLPEEREVPLLNLYLTTKRVEDIALRLVSLRQAFTTLLGSTLSRNHLFVAGKVLMGALVQAQHMDEAEFIRAYNDFVDYLSDPSKQIDIERELAEAKIHHVNLIDVLFELVLFGMMTAQKSLMVHPGGFMERLYALLYSFLPVAASIEPKAERYLLLLNDSCDTLPPHRGLDTNALHYFALNFTFLNKITSSSKAFVSVFLFT
- the LOC127909373 gene encoding uncharacterized protein LOC127909373 isoform X2, with the protein product MPGCFSRLMERVRGPGQPSASTGCLNSFVGCFCCLFPFCRVRDRREVDSDSDFEEESNVLDEVQLDVPLLPVILDVQDAAIILEDVPDVPTILEEATGNWQLIPIRFSPLYCGPVVIRNHAGPVAKAWRTFQFISPIITYMRGGSQQVVVRMHHVSRVRGLETQLVWAISRETARLSPEGIPYCATKVQSVTWILYMAGRVTQYASHLRHETSVDVTLGCYQQTDVSVVYATLHMGPDGLLSSSAWSEAASVSTPTNQQFTEPEPECHNCYEGWEEDLLPEEREVPLLNLYLTTKRVEDIALRLVSLRQAFTTLLGSTLSRNHLFVAGKVLMGALVQAQHMDEAEFIRAYNDFVDYLSDPSKQIDIERELAEAKIHHVNLIDVLFELVLFGMMTAQKSLMVHPGGFMERLYALLYSFLPVAASIEPKAERYLLLLNDSCDTLPPHRGLDTNALHYFALNFTFLNKITSSSKAFVSVFLFT